A single region of the Marinobacter salinus genome encodes:
- a CDS encoding SH3 domain-containing protein encodes MRLAILFLVLFMPVTSWAGWLWGKDSEEAPRVQVVNPFVEWRTGPAVGYPVFHASEQGEWLEILQRKTSWIKVRDKKGREGWVAVAAIAEARDETGARVNLRVPSFDEFRERRLEVGLMMGEFERAAVTSAYGGYWMTRNLSAELWGSQVLGNASEIRMLNANIVHQPFPHWRVSPFFTLGVGHIWVDPKVTLAEPEERDNSIGHAGFGVRAYITDRYFIRAEVKDYKIFTTRSTNEEAIEWKIGLSIFF; translated from the coding sequence ATGCGCCTTGCCATTCTGTTTCTTGTTCTATTCATGCCTGTCACATCCTGGGCTGGCTGGCTGTGGGGAAAAGACAGCGAAGAAGCGCCCAGAGTCCAGGTGGTGAATCCGTTCGTTGAATGGAGAACGGGGCCGGCCGTCGGCTACCCGGTGTTTCATGCCAGTGAGCAAGGGGAATGGCTGGAGATACTCCAGCGCAAAACCAGCTGGATCAAGGTGCGGGACAAAAAAGGCAGGGAAGGTTGGGTTGCCGTTGCAGCAATCGCTGAGGCCCGGGATGAAACCGGTGCCAGGGTCAACCTCAGAGTGCCAAGCTTCGACGAGTTCAGGGAGCGACGCTTGGAGGTCGGCCTGATGATGGGAGAGTTCGAGAGAGCGGCGGTGACTTCAGCGTACGGTGGATACTGGATGACGCGCAATCTTTCTGCAGAACTCTGGGGGTCACAGGTTTTGGGGAATGCCTCCGAGATCCGGATGCTGAATGCCAACATTGTGCATCAGCCTTTTCCGCACTGGCGTGTGTCACCGTTTTTCACCCTCGGGGTCGGGCATATCTGGGTAGACCCCAAGGTAACGCTGGCGGAACCGGAAGAGCGCGATAACAGTATCGGGCATGCCGGCTTTGGCGTCAGGGCTTACATAACCGATCGATATTTCATTCGAGCCGAGGTGAAAGACTACAAAATCTTCACGACCCGCTCGACCAACGAAGAAGCGATAGAATGGAAAATCGGACTAAGTATTTTTTTCTGA
- a CDS encoding outer membrane beta-barrel domain-containing protein, translating to MENRTKYFFLTRLCLSVLMTVSTTAMAAEEERPLIEPDVKPVPVDESLIDTEDFEIGAFVGVLNIEDFESSLLYGGKFTYHLSETFFFEAGVGFAEGGETSFEKLAGNVEVLTGDERDYTYYNINLGYNVLPGEAFFSENYAFNTNFYLIAGAGATDFAGDTRFTLNAGAGYQILLTDSVAVHIGVRQHYYRIDVLGAEKTSMNTEVSSGLSVFF from the coding sequence ATGGAAAATCGGACTAAGTATTTTTTTCTGACCCGGCTTTGCCTGTCGGTGTTGATGACAGTCTCAACCACAGCGATGGCGGCTGAGGAAGAGCGTCCGCTAATCGAGCCGGACGTCAAACCCGTTCCCGTGGACGAGTCCCTGATCGATACCGAGGATTTTGAAATTGGCGCGTTCGTCGGTGTTCTCAACATAGAGGACTTCGAGTCCTCGCTCTTGTACGGGGGTAAATTTACCTATCACCTGAGTGAAACTTTCTTCTTCGAAGCGGGTGTCGGTTTTGCCGAAGGTGGCGAAACCAGTTTCGAGAAGCTGGCAGGGAACGTCGAGGTTCTGACGGGTGATGAGCGGGATTACACCTATTACAACATCAACCTTGGCTACAACGTGCTACCCGGCGAAGCGTTTTTTTCCGAGAACTATGCTTTTAACACCAACTTCTACCTCATTGCAGGTGCGGGCGCGACGGATTTTGCCGGAGATACACGTTTCACCCTCAATGCCGGTGCCGGTTATCAGATACTGCTGACGGACAGTGTGGCCGTCCATATTGGCGTGCGCCAGCACTATTACCGCATTGACGTATTGGGTGCCGAGAAAACCTCAATGAACACCGAAGTCAGTTCCGGCCTGTCGGTTTTTTTCTGA
- a CDS encoding TlpA family protein disulfide reductase, whose amino-acid sequence MKPFFKPLALLVVLAGVATAASAESMNVPAPDFTLHSRSGENLRLEDHRGEVVMLNFWASWCGPCRQEMPLMNEIYDRYKDLGFTILAVNVDENRDEALRFLDSVPVDYPILYDPESSVSELYEVQAMPTTIMIDRDGNARYVHYGYQPGYEDEYEQQIRKLVRE is encoded by the coding sequence ATGAAACCGTTTTTCAAGCCTCTTGCATTGCTGGTTGTTTTGGCAGGTGTCGCAACGGCTGCATCTGCCGAGTCTATGAATGTTCCGGCCCCCGATTTCACCTTGCACAGCCGGTCGGGGGAAAACCTGCGTCTTGAGGATCACCGGGGCGAGGTAGTGATGCTCAATTTCTGGGCCTCCTGGTGCGGTCCTTGTCGCCAGGAAATGCCTCTGATGAATGAGATATACGACCGTTACAAGGATCTGGGGTTTACCATTCTGGCAGTCAACGTGGATGAGAATCGGGACGAGGCTTTGCGTTTCCTCGACAGTGTGCCGGTGGACTATCCGATCCTGTATGACCCGGAAAGCTCGGTCAGCGAGTTGTACGAGGTTCAGGCGATGCCTACCACGATCATGATTGATCGGGACGGTAACGCCCGTTACGTGCATTACGGTTATCAGCCCGGATATGAAGACGAATACGAACAGCAGATTCGAAAGCTGGTGCGTGAGTGA
- a CDS encoding DUF4266 domain-containing protein translates to MRKLSLVIPVLLVSLIITTTGCSSVKPWVKPYERDKLADPVMSLSRHGKADVYMHHVYQSRESARGSEGGSGGGCGCN, encoded by the coding sequence ATGCGTAAGTTATCCCTTGTGATACCGGTGTTGCTGGTATCACTGATCATAACGACCACGGGATGCAGTTCCGTCAAACCCTGGGTCAAGCCCTATGAGCGAGACAAACTCGCAGACCCGGTCATGAGCTTGAGTCGTCACGGCAAGGCTGACGTTTATATGCATCACGTCTATCAGTCCCGGGAATCGGCGCGGGGCTCCGAGGGTGGCTCGGGAGGTGGCTGTGGCTGTAATTGA
- a CDS encoding AraC family transcriptional regulator, with protein sequence MAISMKPFMYALIAGLSLMVAGAALAQSGDTSEDKAVAETVEALKKKVIRLNRDLFILEEDLLFPASTQFAVFLSVDTGQFLKLDAVKLKVDEEVVASYLYTDRQVRALERGGMQRLYVGNLKTGNHEVTAFVEGIGPDNRAYKQAATMQFEKETGTAALEIRVEDSSSDYQPKLSIVEWE encoded by the coding sequence ATGGCGATTTCGATGAAGCCCTTTATGTATGCCCTCATTGCCGGCCTCTCACTGATGGTGGCGGGGGCGGCACTGGCCCAATCGGGTGATACCTCTGAGGACAAAGCTGTCGCGGAGACTGTTGAAGCCCTGAAGAAGAAAGTCATTCGGTTAAACAGGGACCTCTTTATTCTGGAAGAAGATCTTCTGTTCCCGGCCAGCACCCAGTTTGCTGTATTTCTGAGCGTTGATACCGGTCAGTTCCTGAAACTTGATGCGGTAAAGCTGAAAGTGGATGAGGAGGTGGTCGCTTCCTACCTCTACACGGACCGTCAGGTCCGTGCACTGGAGCGTGGAGGTATGCAGCGCCTGTACGTTGGTAATCTGAAAACCGGCAATCATGAGGTGACAGCGTTTGTGGAGGGCATCGGGCCTGACAATCGCGCTTACAAACAGGCTGCCACTATGCAGTTCGAAAAAGAGACCGGTACGGCGGCCCTGGAAATCCGGGTGGAAGACAGTTCCTCCGATTACCAGCCAAAGCTCTCCATTGTGGAGTGGGAGTGA
- a CDS encoding tetratricopeptide repeat protein → MSRAVAMMVRYRFCKLPSLVVGGCLWLLLAAVIQADEPAPERVKDLRYGWVLYNYHQGQAFDALTQLAVAREKGGIEGHGDHPGLVEGGLMLSYGMTREAGRLFTSLLGEGGNGSSLSPEIRNQAWFYLGKVLYLEADYDGAYANLQRVDGRVLADSDLALYQEWLYLQCRLVMSSPAIGDPAALDGLRKKLGGQNIWSAYLDYNVAMAQISAGDSAAAGKTLRALIDHMTERAPVAEDVRLEHEGLLDRTRLSLARLYLDENHFDDALRVLEALPVDGPFSDRALFDYAVAAAGQGEVARAFNALETLSRKQLFTPWLQQVPYARGYLLEEMGRPGPALKAFRDAARHYQALDRELVAARQELTEKTLMSLLKFMRDGDGLMTDAYGRLRVIPEDFGIAGILAAESFQQALSELHQLYGMQSFLGDWQKQLGSFAVMLETRKLQRDIRIRETRAVLARQEADKWAAEHARLSVQVNEALAREDHEFFMTTEQKALKARLDQVAETLKELPDDGSTASQRAQFRRMQAYFDWWVADEYGVNRWAAQKQLRELGNAMSTFRDQRQIIESLMAEDRQHNLLSRRLAEKEAEVEALRGELSAALAEARGRLMGRMDAALAERRLQLQGYLRASRHAQARLADKLFQAGQQGAAND, encoded by the coding sequence GTGAGTCGGGCTGTGGCAATGATGGTTCGATACCGGTTCTGCAAACTGCCATCTCTGGTTGTCGGTGGGTGCTTGTGGTTGTTACTTGCCGCTGTTATCCAGGCGGACGAGCCTGCACCGGAGCGGGTGAAGGATCTTAGATATGGGTGGGTACTCTACAACTACCACCAGGGGCAGGCGTTTGATGCGCTGACTCAGCTGGCCGTGGCACGGGAAAAAGGCGGCATTGAGGGCCACGGTGATCACCCCGGCCTGGTGGAGGGCGGGTTGATGCTCTCCTACGGTATGACCCGTGAGGCGGGTCGTCTGTTCACAAGTTTGCTTGGGGAGGGTGGCAACGGGAGCTCACTGTCGCCGGAGATTCGCAATCAGGCATGGTTTTACCTTGGCAAGGTGCTTTATCTGGAAGCGGACTACGACGGTGCTTACGCGAATCTACAACGCGTAGATGGCAGGGTTCTCGCAGACAGTGACCTCGCTCTTTACCAAGAGTGGCTGTACCTCCAGTGCCGGCTGGTGATGTCGTCACCAGCTATCGGTGACCCGGCGGCTCTTGATGGTTTGCGGAAAAAACTGGGGGGCCAGAATATCTGGTCAGCATACCTGGATTACAACGTGGCCATGGCGCAGATCTCTGCCGGGGACTCAGCTGCCGCAGGCAAAACCCTTCGTGCTTTGATTGACCACATGACTGAACGGGCCCCTGTCGCTGAAGACGTTCGTTTGGAACACGAAGGGCTGCTGGACAGGACCAGACTTTCTCTTGCACGCCTTTACCTGGATGAAAACCATTTTGATGATGCCTTGCGGGTACTGGAAGCATTGCCAGTCGACGGGCCTTTTTCGGACCGGGCACTGTTTGACTACGCGGTTGCCGCGGCGGGTCAGGGGGAGGTGGCGAGAGCCTTTAATGCACTGGAAACGTTGTCCCGGAAGCAGTTGTTTACGCCATGGCTGCAACAGGTTCCCTACGCCCGGGGATACCTTCTTGAAGAGATGGGCCGACCGGGGCCGGCGCTCAAGGCTTTTCGGGATGCGGCCCGGCATTATCAGGCGCTGGACCGCGAGCTGGTTGCTGCGCGCCAGGAATTAACCGAAAAGACACTCATGTCCCTGCTGAAATTCATGCGGGATGGTGATGGCCTGATGACGGATGCCTATGGCCGACTGCGCGTTATTCCGGAAGACTTTGGCATTGCCGGGATCCTTGCCGCAGAGTCCTTTCAGCAGGCCTTGAGCGAATTGCACCAGTTATACGGGATGCAGTCGTTCCTGGGAGACTGGCAAAAACAGCTCGGTTCCTTTGCCGTGATGCTGGAAACCCGCAAGCTGCAACGGGATATCCGAATCCGGGAGACTCGGGCCGTTCTGGCAAGGCAGGAAGCCGACAAATGGGCTGCAGAGCACGCCCGGTTAAGTGTACAAGTCAATGAAGCCCTGGCCAGGGAAGACCATGAGTTTTTCATGACAACAGAGCAGAAAGCATTGAAAGCAAGGCTGGATCAAGTGGCCGAAACTCTGAAGGAATTGCCTGATGATGGAAGCACGGCCAGTCAGCGCGCCCAGTTCCGCCGCATGCAGGCTTATTTCGACTGGTGGGTTGCCGATGAATATGGGGTCAATCGGTGGGCGGCCCAGAAGCAGCTCAGGGAATTGGGCAATGCCATGTCAACGTTTCGTGACCAGCGACAAATCATTGAGAGTCTGATGGCGGAAGATCGTCAGCATAATCTCTTGAGTCGCCGCCTCGCGGAGAAAGAAGCGGAAGTCGAAGCTCTCAGAGGTGAGCTGTCGGCAGCACTGGCAGAGGCACGAGGCAGGCTGATGGGGCGCATGGACGCAGCACTCGCCGAGCGCCGCCTTCAGTTACAGGGTTATCTGCGGGCGTCCCGTCACGCTCAGGCGCGCTTGGCAGACAAGCTGTTCCAGGCAGGGCAACAGGGGGCAGCCAATGACTAG
- a CDS encoding tetratricopeptide repeat protein: MTRHGLLLFARLSACSVLQGVAILLLTGCQAVQWLPGSSGEAMPQARAGTLASLPAVREPVLAGPATGNVDDTDVQGELVSLGMVIDSYRALLPLVDDPLKRVTIRHRLADLEFMRAERKFADTAEDEFSDAIAAYEDLLAEYPERKGNDQIYYQLARAWELRGMTPEQLAALDTLVTGYPQSPYWIEAQFRRADLLFIDGRYREAEQAFDEVALASEQRQADASFLVNAHYMKGWSQFKQGDYQQALFSYVEVLDLVMPEGQLVENVDKRHQTLIEDLFRVFGLSLSYLDGAETLQTLFRQTGGRPYEILIYSRYSDLLLERERYSDAIEVYEVFIEDHPDSRWAPRYQINIIRTLELAGFTSTIPERKAEFVRGYGLHSDYWAGAEPETVAYIEEQLEQLLPELADRHYLLARESGNEREARDHYRKAAGYYAEFAATFPVHPRTPERLFLLGEANIELREWASAIEAFERVAYDFPYEGEAPEQAAEAGYASVLAFREYAKTWQKEPVSELRSYREMQQLNRLRFVNAFPADARAPDVFYIALQHEFERQNWEEVVTMSARLVAWQPTPRQSLVTEALLLSGHSLFELERFAEAERSYREALVGMPQNDDRRGGITENLAASVFRQAEQLAAAGKVDAAVSEYLRVGTVVPASALRANAEYDAASLLITASRWEQAISVLNGFRERFPEHELIDTVPAKLALGYRETGQWEKAGDELSRMVALASTPEERRENLLIAAELYDQAGNTDKAIDTWRRYANTYPEPSDSYMEAANRLAELYQSVDDTTRRNFWLRKQMTFVDQNPEAADDRMRWLAASASATLAREALARYDAIRLTLPLNKSMVAKTDALETAVTAYQKTATYGLSSFATEAGYQIAHIYGRLGADLMDSERPPGLSELELAQYELLLEEQAYPFEDNAIDIHEQNIRRARDGIYDEWVKRSYEALRSLLPGRYNKQEVTAGVVDELG, from the coding sequence ATGACTAGGCATGGCTTGCTTCTGTTTGCCCGGTTATCAGCCTGCTCCGTTCTGCAGGGTGTGGCCATTCTGTTGCTCACCGGCTGCCAGGCCGTTCAGTGGCTGCCGGGAAGTTCCGGGGAAGCAATGCCGCAGGCGCGTGCCGGTACTCTGGCATCACTTCCCGCGGTGCGGGAGCCGGTTCTCGCAGGTCCTGCAACAGGCAATGTCGATGACACAGATGTACAGGGCGAGCTGGTTTCACTGGGAATGGTCATTGACAGCTATAGGGCGCTGTTACCGTTGGTAGACGACCCGCTCAAGCGGGTGACCATACGGCATCGCCTGGCAGATCTTGAGTTCATGCGGGCAGAGCGTAAATTTGCAGATACCGCGGAAGACGAGTTTTCCGACGCCATTGCTGCCTACGAAGATCTGCTGGCGGAGTATCCCGAACGTAAAGGTAATGATCAGATCTACTATCAACTGGCCCGGGCTTGGGAACTGCGGGGAATGACCCCGGAACAGCTGGCGGCGCTGGATACACTGGTTACGGGCTATCCGCAGTCGCCTTACTGGATTGAAGCCCAGTTCCGGCGGGCGGATCTGCTCTTTATTGACGGCCGATACCGTGAAGCTGAGCAGGCGTTTGATGAAGTGGCCCTTGCCAGCGAACAAAGGCAGGCCGATGCATCGTTTCTTGTCAATGCCCACTACATGAAAGGGTGGAGCCAGTTCAAGCAAGGTGACTATCAGCAGGCCCTGTTCAGCTATGTTGAGGTGCTTGATCTGGTGATGCCTGAGGGGCAGCTGGTAGAGAATGTTGATAAGCGACACCAGACCCTGATTGAAGACCTGTTTCGGGTTTTTGGGCTGTCCCTCTCCTATCTGGATGGCGCAGAGACACTTCAGACCCTGTTTCGTCAGACCGGAGGTCGTCCCTATGAAATCCTGATTTACTCCCGTTATAGCGATCTTCTGTTGGAGAGAGAACGCTACAGCGATGCGATTGAGGTCTACGAGGTCTTTATCGAGGATCACCCGGACAGTCGCTGGGCGCCGAGGTATCAGATCAATATTATCCGGACTCTGGAACTTGCCGGGTTCACGAGTACGATTCCCGAGCGCAAAGCGGAATTTGTCCGCGGTTACGGGCTCCACAGCGACTACTGGGCAGGTGCCGAACCGGAAACCGTAGCCTACATCGAAGAACAGCTTGAGCAGTTGCTGCCCGAGCTGGCGGATCGACATTATCTGCTGGCCCGCGAATCCGGGAATGAGCGCGAGGCTCGGGACCACTATCGAAAGGCTGCAGGTTACTACGCAGAATTTGCAGCCACATTTCCGGTCCATCCCCGGACACCGGAGAGGTTATTCCTTCTGGGCGAAGCCAACATCGAATTGCGCGAATGGGCGTCGGCCATTGAGGCATTTGAGCGTGTAGCCTATGACTTTCCCTATGAAGGCGAAGCGCCGGAGCAGGCTGCAGAGGCTGGGTATGCGTCCGTACTGGCATTCCGGGAGTATGCAAAAACGTGGCAGAAGGAGCCAGTTTCCGAGTTGCGCTCTTACCGTGAAATGCAGCAACTGAATCGTCTGCGGTTCGTCAATGCCTTCCCAGCTGATGCCCGGGCCCCGGATGTCTTTTATATCGCACTGCAGCATGAGTTTGAGCGACAAAACTGGGAAGAAGTGGTGACCATGTCAGCTCGCCTGGTGGCTTGGCAGCCTACCCCAAGGCAATCCTTGGTAACCGAGGCACTATTGCTCTCAGGGCATAGCCTCTTTGAACTGGAGCGATTTGCCGAGGCTGAACGGTCCTATCGCGAGGCACTGGTTGGTATGCCTCAAAACGACGACAGGCGTGGCGGCATCACGGAAAACCTCGCAGCATCGGTTTTCCGACAGGCTGAGCAACTCGCAGCTGCGGGTAAGGTAGACGCAGCTGTCAGTGAGTACCTCCGGGTGGGCACTGTGGTGCCAGCCTCTGCTTTGCGTGCCAATGCCGAATACGATGCCGCCTCCCTTCTGATTACAGCTTCTCGCTGGGAGCAGGCAATATCGGTGTTGAATGGCTTCCGGGAACGTTTCCCCGAGCACGAGTTGATAGATACCGTACCGGCCAAACTGGCGCTCGGCTACCGGGAAACGGGGCAATGGGAAAAAGCCGGTGACGAGCTCAGTCGCATGGTAGCTTTGGCTTCTACCCCGGAGGAGCGCCGTGAAAACCTGTTAATTGCTGCGGAGCTTTATGACCAGGCAGGGAATACCGACAAAGCTATTGATACCTGGCGCCGATATGCGAATACCTACCCTGAGCCCTCGGATTCCTATATGGAGGCGGCTAACCGGCTGGCCGAGCTTTACCAGTCGGTGGACGATACCACCCGCAGGAACTTCTGGCTGCGGAAACAGATGACCTTTGTCGACCAGAATCCTGAAGCGGCTGATGACCGGATGCGATGGCTTGCAGCGTCTGCGTCTGCAACTCTGGCAAGGGAGGCGCTTGCCCGTTACGACGCCATCAGACTGACATTACCCCTGAACAAAAGCATGGTAGCCAAAACTGATGCTCTGGAGACGGCGGTGACCGCCTATCAGAAGACGGCCACATACGGTCTGTCTTCGTTTGCCACCGAGGCTGGTTATCAGATCGCTCATATCTATGGCCGCCTGGGGGCGGATCTGATGGATTCGGAGCGGCCGCCGGGGCTGAGCGAGCTTGAACTGGCGCAGTATGAGCTGTTACTCGAAGAGCAGGCCTACCCCTTTGAGGACAACGCTATCGACATTCACGAGCAGAATATTCGCCGGGCCCGGGATGGAATCTATGACGAGTGGGTCAAGAGAAGTTATGAGGCGCTGAGAAGCCTGCTGCCGGGTCGATATAACAAGCAGGAAGTTACCGCCGGGGTGGTCGATGAACTGGGTTAA
- a CDS encoding tetratricopeptide repeat protein — protein MNWVKRLVIVTVMTGLVSACAVSPKTDEATLTASEAEQQKVQARLLEEFRAAVTSMEEGNVEEATERFEQLAKQHPGHTGPLANLGILALGAGNPDLASKYFSAVLDLDPSHTVALNHLGVLARTAGEFEQAERFYRRALEADPAYLPAILNLAFLLDIYLGRPDEALSLYEQYQTLASDPNPRLEDWIFDAKNRI, from the coding sequence ATGAACTGGGTTAAGCGACTGGTAATAGTGACTGTTATGACTGGCCTGGTGTCTGCGTGCGCCGTGAGTCCCAAGACCGACGAAGCTACTCTGACTGCCTCGGAGGCGGAACAGCAGAAGGTGCAGGCCAGGCTTCTTGAGGAATTCAGAGCCGCAGTGACGTCAATGGAAGAAGGTAATGTCGAGGAAGCGACGGAGCGATTCGAACAATTGGCAAAACAACATCCAGGGCACACAGGACCGCTGGCCAACCTTGGAATACTGGCTCTCGGGGCTGGCAATCCGGATCTGGCATCGAAGTATTTTTCGGCGGTTCTTGATCTGGACCCGTCACATACGGTGGCATTGAATCATTTGGGTGTGCTCGCCCGGACAGCGGGCGAATTTGAACAGGCTGAACGTTTTTATCGGCGGGCGCTTGAGGCGGATCCTGCGTATTTACCTGCCATACTCAATCTTGCGTTCCTTCTGGATATCTATCTCGGTCGTCCGGATGAAGCACTGTCCCTTTACGAGCAGTACCAGACCCTGGCTTCAGACCCGAATCCACGGCTGGAGGACTGGATTTTCGATGCAAAAAACCGGATTTGA
- a CDS encoding MotA/TolQ/ExbB proton channel family protein, translating into MIDTAVRFFQEGGFFMYPIAVVLIVGLIVAIERYVYLSAQKLTNRRDFNRLHQMIAKRDLKGALNFSQDSGSAMSTMIGFGLQRLARRQGREEIEYAMEEGLLDVMPRLEKRTQYLATLANIATLLGLLGTIIGLISAFTAVAAADPAQKASLLSQSISVAMNTTAFGLMSAIPMLLIHSLLQTKTNEIVDSFEMAGIKVLNLLSDGTGQRAPAQSQGAPSASPVTAPAGSVA; encoded by the coding sequence ATGATTGATACCGCCGTTCGCTTTTTCCAGGAAGGTGGCTTTTTTATGTATCCGATTGCCGTTGTACTGATTGTCGGACTCATTGTGGCCATCGAACGATACGTATATCTATCTGCTCAGAAACTGACCAATCGCAGGGACTTCAATCGTCTGCACCAGATGATTGCCAAGCGAGACCTGAAAGGTGCGCTTAATTTTTCCCAGGATTCCGGCAGTGCAATGTCCACCATGATTGGTTTCGGGCTGCAACGTCTCGCACGCCGTCAGGGCCGGGAAGAAATCGAGTACGCCATGGAAGAAGGGCTGCTGGACGTGATGCCGCGGCTGGAAAAGCGGACCCAATATCTGGCTACCCTGGCCAACATCGCAACCCTGCTTGGTCTGCTCGGCACCATTATCGGTCTGATCTCGGCCTTTACCGCGGTTGCCGCAGCCGATCCGGCCCAGAAGGCCAGCTTGCTGTCTCAGAGTATTTCTGTGGCCATGAACACCACCGCATTTGGCCTCATGTCCGCTATTCCGATGCTTCTCATCCATTCACTGCTGCAGACCAAAACCAACGAGATTGTTGACAGCTTTGAGATGGCCGGCATCAAGGTGCTCAACCTGCTGAGTGACGGGACAGGCCAGCGTGCCCCGGCACAGAGCCAGGGTGCACCCTCTGCGTCACCGGTGACAGCGCCGGCCGGATCAGTGGCCTGA
- a CDS encoding ExbD/TolR family protein → MRRKHRRLHSEADLDITPFMNLMIVLVPVLLLNMVFAHTSVLELNFPTGESVSSGQQEELQIQVVIYDHHLVVADNQGGVIKKIPEREGDFDFVLLKDVMKELKSRVPEKKDVIIMPSRETSYQVLVTVMDTVRSYEAVVAGNMVEAELFPDISLGDAPEQDQTGDEVSS, encoded by the coding sequence ATGAGACGAAAGCATCGTCGGCTACATAGTGAGGCGGACCTCGACATCACGCCGTTCATGAATCTCATGATCGTTCTGGTGCCTGTACTCCTGCTGAACATGGTCTTCGCTCACACGAGCGTGCTGGAGCTCAACTTCCCCACGGGTGAAAGCGTGTCTTCAGGGCAGCAGGAAGAGCTCCAGATTCAGGTTGTCATTTATGACCACCACCTCGTAGTCGCGGATAACCAGGGAGGGGTCATAAAGAAAATTCCCGAGCGTGAAGGCGACTTCGACTTCGTTCTGCTGAAGGATGTCATGAAGGAGCTCAAAAGCCGGGTGCCGGAGAAAAAAGACGTCATCATCATGCCCTCAAGGGAAACGTCGTATCAGGTACTCGTAACCGTGATGGATACTGTCCGTTCCTATGAGGCTGTTGTCGCCGGCAATATGGTTGAGGCTGAGCTGTTTCCGGATATTTCCCTGGGGGACGCACCGGAGCAGGATCAGACGGGCGATGAGGTGAGTTCATGA
- a CDS encoding ExbD/TolR family protein, with translation MKESAKARRFKRHYRRNKNQGKMNLVSLMDIFTILVFFLMVNSSSDVQVLNQNSTIKLPDSTAEQQPEDVLALTVTDSDILVNGRVVLARSEFQAFEGQVEPALKDELSYQSRRSGSPAPEAGRAITILADRELPYELLKKIMSTCVDAGYAAISLAVNQQMEQGA, from the coding sequence ATGAAGGAGTCCGCCAAAGCCAGACGTTTTAAACGTCATTATCGACGCAACAAGAATCAGGGCAAGATGAACCTGGTGTCGCTGATGGACATCTTTACCATTCTGGTGTTTTTCCTGATGGTGAATTCTTCGTCAGATGTTCAGGTTCTGAATCAGAACAGCACCATCAAATTGCCGGATTCAACCGCCGAGCAGCAGCCGGAAGATGTTCTCGCATTGACGGTCACCGATAGCGATATCCTGGTCAACGGCCGCGTTGTACTTGCAAGGTCTGAGTTCCAGGCCTTCGAAGGCCAGGTGGAACCGGCCCTCAAGGACGAGCTGAGTTACCAGAGCCGCCGTTCTGGCTCTCCGGCCCCGGAGGCTGGTCGCGCAATAACCATACTGGCAGACCGGGAGCTGCCCTATGAACTGCTGAAGAAAATCATGTCCACCTGCGTGGATGCCGGATACGCGGCCATATCCCTTGCGGTCAATCAGCAGATGGAACAGGGGGCCTGA